In Hyphomicrobium denitrificans 1NES1, the genomic stretch CACCGGCCGCTGCGTGCGATTTCACCCTCCCCCTTGCGGGGAGGGTGGCGTGAAGCGCCGGGTGGGGGTTCGCCGCAATCGCCGGAGCTGTCAACTGCCCCCCCTAGCCCCTCCCCGCAAGGGGGAGGGGAATTCAGTGATGCGGCTACTCCCTCGCCCCGCTTGCGGGGAGAGGGTTGGGGGGAGGGGCCGCAACAAGCTCCTGCGCAAGCGGCTGACCCTCTCTCCGTGGAAGGAACGGGGGGAGGGAATCTCCTTACCCAACTCGAATATGCGCGCGCGGGGATTATTACGAAGGAGATGATCTACGTTGCGCATCGCGAGAACCTTGGGCGAGCCGAAGCTCTCGCGCGGGCGAAGGATGCGATCGGCGATGGCGAGAGCTTTGGCGCCGAAATTCCCGAGCACATCACGCCAGAATTCGTGCGTGACGAGATTGCGCGCGGCCGCGCCATCATTCCGGCGAATATCAACCACGGCGAATTGGAGCCGATGATCATCGGCCGCAACTTCCTCGTGAAGATCAACGCCAATATCGGCAACTCGGCTGTCACGTCTTCGGTCGAAGAGGAAGTCGAGAAGATGGTGTGGGCGATCCGCTGGGGCGCCGACACCGTTATGGATCTCTCGACGGGCCGCAACATTCACACGACGCGCGAGTGGATCATCCGCAATTCGCCGGTGCCGATCGGGACCGTGCCGATCTATCAGGCGCTGGAGAAATGCGACGGCGACCCCGTCAAGCTGACGTGGGAGCTTTACCGCGACACGCTGATCGAACAGTGTGAGCAAGGCGTCGACTATTTCACGATCCACGCGGGCGTGCGGCTGCCGTTCGTGCCGCTGACGGCCAATCGCGTGACGGGCATCGTTTCGCGCGGCGGCTCGATCATGGCGAAGTGGTGCCTTGCGCATCACAAGGAGAGCTTCCTCTACGAGCGCTTCGACGAGATTTGCGATCTGATGCGCAAGTATGACGTCTCATTCTCGCTCGGCGACGGATTGCGTCCGGGCTCCATCGCAGACGCCAACGACCGCGCGCAGTTCGCCGAGCTCGAAACGCTTGGCGAGCTGACCAAGATCGCCTGGGCGAAAGGCTGTCAGGTGATGATCGAAGGCCCCGGCCACGTGCCGATGCACAAGATCAAGGTCAACATGGAGAAGCAGCTCAAAGCCTGCGGGGAAGCGCCGTTCTACACGCTCGGGCCGCTGACGACCGACATCGCGCCCGGCTACGATCACATCACGTCGGGCATCGGCGCGGCGATGATCGGCTGGTACGGAACGGCGATGCTCTGCTACGTGACGCCGAAGGAGCATCTCGGTC encodes the following:
- the thiC gene encoding phosphomethylpyrimidine synthase ThiC, translated to MNKPFLPSDLVAPKVTTGPVQGSRKIYIVPEGALVLRIPFREIVLSETSGEPPFRVYDSSGPYTDSAATIDVEKGLPRLRDEWVKERGGVEAYDGRAVKPEDNGNVSDAHAARVFPTVHRPLRAISPSPLRGGWREAPGGGSPQSPELSTAPPSPSPQGGGEFSDAATPSPRLRGEGWGEGPQQAPAQAADPLSVEGTGGGNLLTQLEYARAGIITKEMIYVAHRENLGRAEALARAKDAIGDGESFGAEIPEHITPEFVRDEIARGRAIIPANINHGELEPMIIGRNFLVKINANIGNSAVTSSVEEEVEKMVWAIRWGADTVMDLSTGRNIHTTREWIIRNSPVPIGTVPIYQALEKCDGDPVKLTWELYRDTLIEQCEQGVDYFTIHAGVRLPFVPLTANRVTGIVSRGGSIMAKWCLAHHKESFLYERFDEICDLMRKYDVSFSLGDGLRPGSIADANDRAQFAELETLGELTKIAWAKGCQVMIEGPGHVPMHKIKVNMEKQLKACGEAPFYTLGPLTTDIAPGYDHITSGIGAAMIGWYGTAMLCYVTPKEHLGLPNRDDVKTGVITYKIAAHAADLAKGHPAAQLRDDALSRARFDFRWQDQFNLSLDPDTATAFHDETLPKDAHKVAHFCSMCGPKFCSMKITQDVRDYAATLNDKEIGMADMSEKFRKMGGELYIDAEKQ